One window from the genome of Streptomyces sp. NBC_00287 encodes:
- a CDS encoding radical SAM protein: MGSRTALVEDLMERFPHVPREAVFKEDLLRGGVAFDPSALSDNESGEVKPKSYFIFSFDHGTLPELGEAALRRPPEEIILTGGPYDLRRTVVSVRVNPSSPYRVAADEHGVLGLYLDGKRISDVGVPPMPEYYRHTLASGKSVMEVAPTIQWGYLIYLTVFRVCQYFGAKEECQYCDINHNWRQHKAAGRPYTGVKDVEEVLEALEIIDRYDTQKASTAYTLTGGAITSKVAGRDEADFYGHYAKAIEERFPGRWIGKVVAQALPRDDVQRFKDYGVQIYHPNYEVWDEYLFKMYCPGKERYVGRDEWHKRILDSAEIFGARNVIPNFVAGVEMAEPFGFTTVDEAIESTTEGLRFFMSHGITPRFTTWCPEPTTPLGKANPQGAPLEYHIRLLQAYRQTMEDFGLSSPPGYGPPGPGRAVFSVSSFMDSLPAEQPTAV, encoded by the coding sequence ATGGGCAGCCGTACCGCGCTGGTCGAGGATCTGATGGAGCGCTTTCCGCATGTGCCGCGGGAGGCCGTCTTCAAGGAGGACCTGCTCCGGGGCGGTGTCGCCTTCGACCCGTCCGCGCTGAGCGACAACGAGTCCGGCGAGGTCAAGCCGAAGTCGTACTTCATCTTCTCCTTCGATCACGGCACCCTGCCGGAGCTCGGCGAGGCCGCGCTGCGGCGGCCCCCGGAGGAGATCATCCTGACCGGTGGGCCGTACGATCTGCGCCGCACCGTGGTCTCCGTGCGCGTGAACCCGTCCTCGCCCTACCGCGTGGCCGCCGACGAGCACGGCGTGCTCGGCCTCTACCTGGACGGCAAGCGGATCTCCGACGTCGGCGTCCCGCCGATGCCCGAGTACTACCGGCACACCCTCGCCAGCGGGAAGTCCGTCATGGAGGTCGCCCCGACCATCCAGTGGGGCTATCTGATCTACCTCACCGTCTTCCGCGTCTGCCAGTACTTCGGCGCCAAGGAGGAGTGCCAGTACTGCGACATCAACCACAACTGGCGCCAGCACAAGGCCGCCGGACGGCCGTACACCGGTGTGAAGGACGTCGAGGAGGTCCTCGAAGCCCTGGAGATCATCGACCGGTACGACACGCAGAAGGCGTCCACCGCGTACACGTTGACGGGCGGTGCGATCACGTCGAAGGTGGCGGGCCGCGACGAGGCCGACTTCTACGGCCACTACGCCAAGGCCATCGAGGAGCGCTTCCCGGGGCGGTGGATCGGCAAGGTCGTGGCCCAGGCACTGCCGCGCGACGATGTGCAGCGCTTCAAGGACTACGGCGTGCAGATCTACCACCCCAACTATGAGGTGTGGGACGAGTACCTCTTCAAGATGTACTGCCCGGGCAAGGAGCGCTACGTCGGCCGCGACGAGTGGCACAAGCGGATCCTGGACTCCGCGGAGATCTTCGGCGCGCGCAATGTGATCCCCAACTTCGTCGCGGGCGTGGAGATGGCCGAGCCCTTCGGCTTCACGACGGTCGACGAGGCGATCGAGTCGACCACCGAGGGCCTGCGCTTCTTCATGTCGCACGGCATCACGCCCCGCTTCACCACCTGGTGCCCGGAGCCCACGACCCCGCTCGGCAAGGCCAATCCGCAGGGCGCGCCGCTGGAGTACCACATCCGGCTGCTGCAGGCCTATCGTCAGACGATGGAGGACTTCGGGCTCTCCTCGCCTCCCGGCTACGGCCCGCCCGGGCCCGGCCGCGCGGTGTTCTCGGTCAGCTCCTTCATGGACAGCCTGCCCGCGGAGCAGCCGACCGCCGTGTGA
- a CDS encoding cellulose-binding domain-containing protein → MPDLPTPQDATEAALFSECWDAVLSYADLCTAGSTAATELATEAFSTGMREARAADSHGTRYAGRRPPRLPRIPLLLTAVRTTAADWEVTGRGNRLAPDLRLWLNSDQAARYAGPPQGRPLALRGLRDMQQPDAELLWLAEVEALPLSTVARRLGLDPATVSDELVQVRGLFRDRCHRNHLDAPKAPECRGYVRLLDAVTRSPVADTPDDLSHHLARCVDCAEAAACLRLHGVGLPAALAGGVIGWGGLAYLERRRRAAEVRLGPGRPSASPLDGPDPDPAAQKAKAVRSGLIVAAVLVSLLALAVSMMPFGGSGSGDDSAAGDSGDRQPVADIPGPTLEPSGEDVSVRPSATKPSAERPEPTPESKDADPEPQGTSSTTAGSGGEADPETSSPASCRVRYDLVNQWPDGFQATVTVTTEQPLETWRVAWSFRDGQHVGQMWDASFTQNDSRVTATAADYNKAVPADGTLSFGFIASWQGKNSPAHDFALNGRECRTS, encoded by the coding sequence ATGCCCGACCTGCCGACCCCCCAGGACGCCACCGAGGCCGCGCTGTTCTCCGAGTGCTGGGACGCCGTGCTCTCGTACGCCGACCTGTGCACGGCCGGTTCGACCGCGGCCACCGAACTGGCCACGGAGGCGTTCTCGACCGGCATGCGCGAGGCCCGCGCCGCCGACTCGCACGGCACCCGGTACGCCGGCCGCCGCCCGCCCCGACTGCCCCGGATACCGCTGCTGTTGACCGCCGTACGCACCACCGCCGCCGACTGGGAAGTCACCGGCCGGGGCAACCGGCTCGCCCCCGATCTGCGCCTGTGGCTCAACTCCGACCAGGCCGCACGCTACGCCGGACCGCCACAGGGCCGCCCGCTCGCACTGCGCGGACTGCGCGACATGCAGCAGCCCGACGCCGAACTGCTGTGGCTGGCCGAGGTGGAGGCGCTGCCGCTGTCCACGGTGGCCCGCCGGCTCGGCCTGGACCCGGCCACCGTCTCCGACGAACTGGTCCAGGTGCGGGGCCTGTTCAGGGACCGCTGCCACCGCAACCACCTCGACGCGCCGAAGGCACCCGAATGCCGTGGCTACGTCCGGCTGCTCGACGCGGTGACCCGCTCACCCGTCGCCGACACCCCCGACGACCTCTCCCACCACCTCGCCCGCTGCGTGGACTGCGCCGAGGCCGCCGCCTGTCTGCGACTGCACGGCGTCGGACTGCCCGCCGCCCTCGCCGGCGGAGTCATCGGCTGGGGCGGACTCGCCTACCTGGAGCGCCGCCGGCGCGCCGCCGAGGTCCGCCTGGGCCCCGGACGCCCTTCGGCCTCGCCCTTGGACGGCCCCGACCCCGACCCCGCCGCGCAGAAGGCGAAGGCGGTACGGAGTGGGCTGATCGTGGCCGCCGTGCTGGTGTCGCTGCTGGCGCTCGCCGTGTCGATGATGCCGTTCGGCGGTTCCGGCTCCGGCGACGATTCGGCGGCGGGTGACTCCGGGGACCGTCAGCCGGTGGCGGACATCCCCGGACCGACGCTCGAACCGTCGGGGGAGGACGTGTCCGTACGCCCGTCCGCCACGAAGCCGTCCGCCGAGCGCCCTGAACCCACCCCGGAGAGCAAGGACGCCGATCCGGAGCCGCAGGGCACGTCCTCCACCACCGCGGGCAGCGGCGGCGAGGCGGACCCCGAGACCAGCTCGCCCGCGTCCTGCCGGGTCCGCTACGACCTGGTCAACCAGTGGCCCGACGGCTTCCAGGCCACCGTCACCGTCACCACCGAACAACCCCTGGAAACCTGGCGCGTCGCCTGGTCCTTCCGCGACGGCCAGCACGTCGGCCAGATGTGGGACGCGAGCTTCACCCAGAACGACTCCCGGGTCACGGCGACCGCCGCCGACTACAACAAGGCGGTCCCCGCCGACGGCACCCTGAGCTTCGGCTTCATCGCCTCCTGGCAGGGCAAGAACTCCCCGGCGCACGACTTCGCGCTGAACGGGCGGGAGTGCCGTACAAGCTGA
- the rsgA gene encoding ribosome small subunit-dependent GTPase A: MTSTSVFSALAPYGWDDAWAEEFLPYDAEGLLPGRVIRVDRGQCDVVTADGVLRADTAFVTPNDPMRVVCTGDWVAVEPAGNPRYVRTYLPRRTAFVRSTSSQRSEGQILAANVDHAVVAVSLAVELDLGRIERFLALAWESGAQPVVVLTKADLVPDAVTLSHLVEDVETTAPGVPVLTVSAHLEEGLDVLSAVVGGGTSVLLGQSGAGKSTLANALLGAEVMDVQAIRDVDGKGRHTTTTRNLLALPGGGVLIDTPGLRGVGLWDAGTGVGQVFSEIEELSARCRFHDCAHEAEPGCAVLAAIDSGELPERRLDSYRKLMRENQRIVAKTDARLRAEIRKDWKRKGAQGRAAMEAKRNGWR, translated from the coding sequence TTGACTTCCACTTCTGTGTTCTCCGCCCTCGCTCCCTACGGCTGGGACGACGCCTGGGCGGAGGAGTTCCTCCCCTACGACGCCGAAGGGCTGCTGCCCGGCCGCGTCATCCGTGTCGACCGCGGGCAGTGCGACGTCGTCACCGCCGACGGGGTGCTGCGCGCCGACACCGCCTTCGTCACCCCGAACGACCCGATGCGGGTCGTGTGCACCGGTGACTGGGTCGCGGTCGAACCCGCGGGCAACCCGCGCTACGTACGGACGTATCTGCCGCGCCGTACCGCCTTTGTACGCTCCACCTCCTCCCAGCGGTCCGAGGGGCAGATCCTCGCGGCCAACGTCGACCACGCCGTCGTCGCCGTGTCGCTCGCCGTCGAACTCGACCTCGGACGGATCGAACGCTTCCTGGCGCTCGCCTGGGAATCGGGCGCGCAGCCCGTGGTCGTGCTCACCAAGGCGGATCTCGTGCCGGACGCGGTGACGCTCTCGCATCTCGTGGAGGACGTCGAGACGACGGCGCCCGGTGTGCCGGTGCTGACGGTCAGCGCCCATCTCGAGGAGGGGCTCGATGTTCTCTCCGCGGTCGTCGGGGGCGGTACGTCCGTGCTGCTCGGGCAGTCCGGCGCGGGCAAGTCGACCCTCGCGAACGCGTTGCTCGGCGCGGAGGTCATGGACGTACAGGCCATCCGTGACGTCGACGGCAAGGGGCGGCACACGACCACCACGCGGAATCTGCTGGCGCTGCCGGGCGGGGGTGTCCTGATCGACACACCCGGTCTGCGGGGCGTCGGGCTGTGGGACGCGGGGACCGGCGTCGGGCAGGTCTTCTCGGAGATCGAAGAGCTGTCCGCGCGCTGCCGCTTCCACGACTGCGCCCACGAGGCCGAGCCGGGGTGCGCGGTCCTCGCCGCGATCGACTCCGGGGAACTGCCCGAGCGGCGGCTCGACAGCTATCGGAAGCTGATGCGCGAGAACCAGCGCATCGTCGCCAAGACGGACGCCCGGCTGCGGGCCGAGATCAGGAAGGACTGGAAGCGGAAGGGGGCGCAGGGGAGAGCGGCGATGGAGGCGAAGCGCAACGGCTGGCGGTAG
- a CDS encoding DNA-3-methyladenine glycosylase 2 family protein, translating to MDEDSRYEAVRSRDARFDGEFFFAVETTGIYCRPSCPAVTPKRRNVHFFATAAAAQGSGFRACRRCRPDAVPGSAEWNVRADVVGRAMRLIGDGVVDREGVTGLADRLGYSARQVQRQLTAELGAGPVALARAQRSHTARVLLQTTELPVTHIAFASGFASVRQFNDTIRTVYASTPSELRAAAPRSRRTATPTAGVPLRLAYRGPYASAAVFDVLEAEAVPGVEEVSGPAGRRTYRRTLRLPYGSGIAAVEERPCGWLDARLHLTDLRDLTTAVQRLRRLFDLDADPYAVDERLGADVRLGPLVAARPGLRSPGAADPEELAVRALVGPVGAERLVRRYGKALDAPCGSLTHLFPEPAVLAEAEPHGTLGALTAALADGAVRLDPGADRDDAEQALLALPGLDARTVAVVRTRALGDPDVAPPGVDVPDSWRPWRSYALQHLRAAGELE from the coding sequence ATGGACGAAGACAGCAGGTACGAAGCCGTGCGCAGCCGGGACGCCCGGTTCGACGGGGAGTTCTTCTTCGCCGTCGAGACCACCGGGATCTACTGCCGCCCCAGCTGCCCGGCCGTCACGCCGAAGCGGCGCAACGTCCACTTCTTCGCGACGGCCGCCGCCGCGCAGGGCTCGGGATTCCGGGCCTGCCGGCGGTGCCGTCCCGACGCCGTGCCCGGGTCCGCGGAGTGGAATGTGCGGGCCGATGTCGTGGGCCGGGCCATGCGGCTGATCGGCGACGGTGTCGTCGACCGGGAGGGCGTCACCGGCCTCGCCGACCGGCTGGGCTACAGCGCCAGGCAGGTCCAGCGCCAGCTCACCGCCGAGCTCGGCGCCGGGCCCGTCGCCCTTGCCCGGGCCCAGCGCTCGCACACCGCACGGGTCCTGCTCCAGACCACGGAGCTGCCGGTCACCCATATCGCCTTCGCGTCCGGGTTCGCCAGCGTGCGCCAGTTCAACGACACGATCCGCACCGTGTACGCCTCGACACCGAGCGAGCTGCGCGCCGCCGCACCCCGCTCCCGCCGTACGGCCACCCCGACGGCCGGCGTCCCGCTCCGGCTCGCCTACCGGGGCCCGTACGCCTCCGCCGCCGTCTTCGACGTACTGGAGGCCGAGGCCGTCCCCGGCGTCGAGGAGGTGAGCGGCCCGGCCGGGCGCCGCACCTACCGGCGCACCCTGCGGCTGCCGTACGGCAGTGGGATCGCCGCCGTCGAGGAGCGGCCGTGCGGGTGGCTCGACGCCCGGCTCCACCTCACCGACCTGCGGGATCTGACCACTGCTGTGCAGCGGCTGCGACGGCTGTTCGACCTGGACGCCGACCCCTACGCCGTCGACGAGCGGCTCGGCGCCGACGTCCGGCTCGGCCCGCTGGTCGCCGCACGCCCGGGGCTCCGGTCGCCCGGTGCCGCCGACCCCGAGGAACTCGCCGTACGGGCGCTGGTGGGGCCCGTCGGTGCCGAGCGGCTGGTGCGGCGGTACGGCAAGGCCCTGGACGCGCCCTGCGGGAGCCTCACCCACCTCTTCCCGGAACCGGCCGTCCTCGCCGAGGCCGAGCCGCACGGCACCCTGGGCGCGCTCACCGCCGCCCTCGCCGACGGCGCCGTACGCCTGGACCCGGGCGCCGACCGGGACGACGCCGAACAGGCACTGCTCGCCCTGCCCGGGCTGGATGCCCGTACCGTCGCCGTCGTGCGCACCCGCGCCCTCGGCGACCCGGATGTCGCGCCGCCCGGCGTCGACGTCCCCGACAGCTGGCGCCCCTGGCGCTCATACGCCCTGCAACACCTGCGCGCAGCAGGGGAGTTGGAGTAA
- a CDS encoding methylated-DNA--[protein]-cysteine S-methyltransferase translates to MTIHWTSLDSPVGRLLLTADPETGALTSLSVPGQKGGRSVQDGWRHEPGAFRDAEEQLAAYFAGELKEFRLPLRAEGTEFREKVWNALDTVPFGATTTYGEIAARIGASRAAVRAVGGAIGANPLLIVRPCHRVIGADGALAGYAGGLERKTTLLTLEGAL, encoded by the coding sequence GTGACCATCCACTGGACTTCCCTCGACAGCCCCGTCGGTCGGCTTCTGCTCACCGCCGACCCGGAGACCGGCGCCCTGACCTCGCTGTCCGTGCCCGGGCAGAAGGGCGGCCGCAGTGTCCAGGACGGCTGGCGGCACGAGCCCGGCGCCTTCCGGGACGCCGAGGAGCAGCTCGCCGCCTACTTCGCCGGGGAGCTGAAGGAGTTCCGGCTGCCGCTGCGCGCCGAGGGCACCGAGTTCCGCGAGAAGGTGTGGAACGCCCTCGACACCGTGCCCTTCGGCGCGACCACCACGTACGGCGAGATCGCCGCGCGAATCGGTGCCTCCCGGGCCGCCGTCCGGGCGGTCGGCGGCGCGATCGGCGCCAATCCGCTGCTGATCGTCCGCCCCTGCCACCGAGTGATCGGCGCGGACGGCGCCCTCGCCGGCTATGCGGGCGGCCTGGAACGCAAGACGACCCTGCTGACGCTCGAAGGGGCCCTCTAG
- a CDS encoding PPOX class F420-dependent oxidoreductase, translating to MSEFSEAERAYLKTQRLGRLATVDPNGQPQANPVGFFPQDDGTILIGGRAMGTTKKWRNLQKNPKVALVVDDQVSVRPWKVRGVEIRGEAELLTGPNELGPHFSEETIRIRPTWIHSWGLED from the coding sequence ATGAGCGAATTCAGCGAGGCCGAGCGCGCGTATCTGAAGACGCAGCGGCTGGGACGGCTGGCCACCGTCGACCCGAACGGACAGCCGCAGGCCAACCCGGTCGGCTTCTTCCCGCAGGACGACGGCACGATCCTCATCGGCGGCCGCGCGATGGGCACCACCAAGAAGTGGCGCAATCTCCAGAAGAACCCGAAGGTCGCGCTGGTCGTCGACGATCAGGTCAGTGTGCGGCCGTGGAAGGTGCGGGGGGTCGAGATCCGGGGTGAGGCGGAGCTGCTGACGGGCCCGAACGAGCTGGGCCCGCACTTCAGCGAGGAGACGATCCGCATCCGTCCCACGTGGATCCACAGCTGGGGGCTGGAGGACTAG
- a CDS encoding DUF456 domain-containing protein, protein MGVWDLLLVGMVILLGLCGVLVPGVPGSWLVWAAVMWWALKDPRAEAWWLLVGATVALFLSQVVRWALPPRRLRASGATRRMGVYAGVGSFLGFFLIPVVGAIPGFMAGIYLEERLRLGRHAQARAALRTAMHSGGSSVLAELFTCQLIAAAWLGVVIWG, encoded by the coding sequence ATGGGAGTGTGGGATCTCCTGCTGGTCGGGATGGTCATCCTGCTCGGCCTGTGCGGAGTACTGGTGCCCGGCGTACCGGGGTCCTGGCTGGTGTGGGCCGCGGTCATGTGGTGGGCGCTGAAGGATCCTCGCGCCGAGGCCTGGTGGCTGCTCGTCGGGGCGACGGTCGCGCTGTTCCTCTCCCAGGTGGTCCGCTGGGCCCTGCCGCCGCGACGGCTGCGCGCGAGCGGCGCCACCCGCCGGATGGGTGTGTACGCCGGTGTGGGGTCGTTTCTGGGCTTCTTCCTGATACCCGTGGTCGGCGCGATCCCCGGTTTCATGGCCGGCATCTACCTGGAGGAACGCCTCCGCCTCGGCCGGCACGCGCAGGCAAGGGCGGCCCTGCGCACGGCGATGCACTCGGGCGGCTCCAGCGTGCTGGCGGAGCTGTTCACCTGCCAGCTGATCGCGGCGGCGTGGTTGGGCGTGGTGATCTGGGGGTGA
- a CDS encoding helix-turn-helix domain-containing protein: MLAAIGLDETHESAYRALVSVGAADVSDLARRLTLGEGDTERALRRLERHGLAAQSSARPGRWVAAPPGVALGALLAQQRHELEKAELAAALLAEEYRASATEPAVHDLVEVVIGADAVAQRFLQIQLGASQEVCALVTGNPVVVSGMDNDAEERAADRGVRYRVVVERSVFDLPHGISELAAALGRDEQVRVVDRVPTKLVVADGTLALVPLVSHTAEPAALVVHASGLLELISGLFESVWRDALPLKLGTSGVSEQEPDGPDATDLEVLSLLLAGLTDASVAKQLDLGLRTVQRRVKRLMELTGVTTRLQLGWHAYERGWVARER, encoded by the coding sequence ATGCTGGCAGCGATAGGTCTGGACGAGACGCACGAGTCGGCGTACAGGGCGCTGGTGTCGGTCGGCGCGGCGGACGTCTCCGATCTCGCGCGGCGGCTGACGCTCGGCGAAGGGGACACCGAGCGCGCCCTGCGCCGGCTGGAGCGGCACGGGCTCGCCGCCCAGTCCTCGGCGCGCCCGGGGCGCTGGGTCGCGGCGCCGCCCGGGGTGGCGCTCGGGGCGCTGCTCGCCCAGCAGCGGCACGAGCTGGAGAAGGCGGAACTGGCGGCCGCGCTGCTCGCCGAGGAGTACCGGGCGAGCGCCACCGAACCCGCCGTACACGATCTGGTGGAGGTGGTGATCGGCGCGGACGCGGTCGCCCAGCGCTTTCTGCAGATCCAGCTCGGCGCGAGCCAGGAGGTGTGCGCCCTGGTCACCGGCAATCCGGTCGTGGTGTCCGGGATGGACAACGATGCCGAGGAGCGGGCCGCCGACCGCGGGGTGCGCTACCGGGTCGTCGTCGAGCGCTCGGTGTTCGACCTGCCGCACGGGATCAGCGAGCTGGCCGCCGCGCTCGGCCGGGACGAGCAGGTGCGGGTGGTGGACCGGGTGCCGACCAAGCTGGTGGTCGCCGACGGCACGCTCGCCCTGGTGCCGCTCGTCTCGCACACCGCGGAACCGGCAGCGCTGGTCGTGCACGCGAGCGGGCTGCTGGAGCTGATCTCCGGGCTCTTCGAGTCGGTGTGGCGGGACGCGCTGCCGTTGAAGCTCGGGACGTCCGGGGTGAGCGAGCAGGAACCGGACGGGCCCGACGCCACCGACCTGGAGGTCCTCTCCCTGCTGCTGGCCGGGCTGACCGACGCGAGCGTGGCCAAACAGCTCGACCTGGGGCTGCGGACCGTGCAGCGCCGGGTGAAGCGGCTGATGGAGCTGACCGGCGTGACGACCCGGCTCCAGCTCGGTTGGCACGCATATGAGCGCGGCTGGGTGGCTCGCGAGCGCTGA